In a genomic window of Sporosarcina trichiuri:
- a CDS encoding heptaprenyl diphosphate synthase component 1: MNKQQLDTFIENYMAGLRSALKEPTLDREIADVPLDRDKAFYLLLPLLNDGMTADRPAEEVMIAVGAIQAALDIHDRIEKKGAASAVQQLTVLAGDHFSGVHYKLLADIGEFTLIRELSQTIGRVNEQKAALQTDSRLTAERLLSRLAVIETACISTFYDRYGYDRYRKLAEYALTYIRLHDPEALKSFGVEEELARRAVGLLGSRWQSETGQAAGLSPVLADTVQDRLHSLSSSS, translated from the coding sequence ATGAACAAACAGCAATTGGACACATTCATAGAAAATTATATGGCCGGCTTGCGGTCTGCATTGAAGGAACCGACCCTGGACCGGGAGATCGCGGATGTGCCGCTTGACCGGGACAAGGCCTTCTATCTGCTGCTTCCGCTGCTGAATGACGGGATGACAGCGGATAGACCAGCTGAGGAGGTCATGATCGCTGTAGGAGCCATCCAGGCTGCCTTGGATATCCATGACCGCATCGAAAAGAAGGGCGCAGCATCGGCTGTCCAGCAGCTGACGGTCCTGGCGGGGGATCATTTCAGCGGCGTCCATTACAAACTGCTGGCAGACATCGGGGAGTTCACTCTGATCCGTGAACTGTCACAGACCATTGGCCGTGTCAACGAACAGAAAGCCGCCCTGCAGACGGATTCCCGGCTGACCGCGGAGCGCCTGCTGTCCCGGCTGGCTGTCATTGAAACTGCGTGCATTTCGACTTTCTATGACCGTTACGGGTACGACAGGTACCGGAAACTGGCCGAGTACGCGCTTACATATATACGACTGCATGATCCCGAAGCCCTGAAGTCATTCGGCGTCGAAGAAGAGCTGGCACGCCGGGCGGTCGGACTGCTCGGTTCAAGATGGCAGTCGGAGACCGGGCAGGCTGCAGGGCTGTCCCCGGTCCTCGCGGATACAGTGCAGGATCGCCTGCATTCATTATCATCATCAAGCTGA
- the mtrB gene encoding trp RNA-binding attenuation protein MtrB encodes MTAPDYIIIKAEEDGVSVIGLTRGNDTKFHHTEKLDNGEVMIAQFTEHTSAMKIRGKAEITTAHGIVSSEERA; translated from the coding sequence ATGACTGCACCTGACTATATAATCATCAAGGCAGAAGAAGATGGTGTCAGCGTAATTGGGTTAACCCGCGGAAACGATACAAAGTTCCATCATACTGAGAAGCTGGATAACGGTGAAGTGATGATCGCCCAATTTACGGAGCACACATCCGCCATGAAAATCCGTGGGAAAGCAGAGATCACGACTGCCCACGGGATTGTCTCCAGTGAAGAGAGAGCCTGA